One part of the Arabidopsis thaliana chromosome 1 sequence genome encodes these proteins:
- a CDS encoding RING/U-box superfamily protein (RING/U-box superfamily protein; FUNCTIONS IN: zinc ion binding; EXPRESSED IN: 24 plant structures; EXPRESSED DURING: 15 growth stages; CONTAINS InterPro DOMAIN/s: Zinc finger, RING-type (InterPro:IPR001841), Zinc finger, C3HC4 RING-type (InterPro:IPR018957); BEST Arabidopsis thaliana protein match is: RING/U-box superfamily protein (TAIR:AT3G55530.1); Has 9425 Blast hits to 9403 proteins in 278 species: Archae - 0; Bacteria - 0; Metazoa - 2591; Fungi - 765; Plants - 4746; Viruses - 72; Other Eukaryotes - 1251 (source: NCBI BLink).), whose translation MENSDIDMVIIPDTPDRSVHHREVKRRPHSPVAPLRYQREEYRNHHLHGRARPVPEIGDNRESSDTRTESGHRPRASVGNALFRRTVVEKDKGKSISTDPCAPRVEKNPVLNLNQRNGHVHVAASRYQPSEDIRELRTSNGCSPLRGDHNSFVLPGNSNKGKEKADSGSVPHRETIDLSSGKPQNRGTKRLVRHGCISPHEIAARARQAADTNSYDTLSVEQELASETASSIGIREIVPESDIHGRARGKRPEISSSRVASRDGLEGWVSTRNRNLNMEHEMNHRDESNTRGICSSVTRLDVRETGVVERESRQQRRRKNGFTTSTASNEPEVTVNRSSGEPSSSRPPRIQNHLRHWHGTQVLEIEDSSPEVRVFRGPRRVENDVSDVNIRQIEADEILARELQEQLYREESLIRHEQIDEIIARSMEQEENSLRASSSRASTRITRSSNTIAANPRGRSRLEARLQQHSSRRRFNPPQARAPVRAPARGRGYRLGGASASLRTALNFSFPIDMGLDSRMDILEELENAIGHSITSSNLLHMDRDFTEDDYELLLALDENNHRHGGASANRINNLPESTVQTDNFQETCVICLETPKIGDTIRHLPCLHKFHKDCIDPWLGRSKSCPVCKSSVT comes from the exons ATGGAGAATTCTGATATTGACATGGTAATCATACCTGATACTCCAGATAGATCGGTACACCATAGAGAGGTTAAGAGAAGGCCACATTCTCCAGTAGCACCATTAAGATATCAAAGAGAGGAATACCgtaatcatcatcttcacgGAAGAGCCAGACCAGTCCCTGAAATTGGGGACAACCGGGAAAGTTCTGATACACGAACTGAGAGTGGACATCGCCCTCGTGCTTCTGTAGGCAATGCTTTGTTTAGGAGAACTGTTGTTGAGAAGGATAAAGGGAAATCCATCTCCACTGATCCATGTGCGCCTCGTGTAGAGAAAAATCCGGTTTTAAATCTGAATCAGCGTAACGGACATGTTCATGTTGCTGCATCGAGATACCAACCATCTGAAGATATAAGAGAGTTGCGCACAAGTAATGGTTGTTCTCCTTTACGAGGTGATCATAACTCCTTTGTGCTGCCGGGGAACAGTAATAAAGGTAAAGAAAAAGCAGATTCTGGCTCTGTTCCTCATAGAGAAACAATTGACCTTTCTAGTGGCAAACCACAGAACAGAGGCACTAAAAGATTGGTGAGACATGGCTGCATTTCTCCACATGAAATAGCAGCTAGAGCTAGACAAGCTGCTGATACCAATTCCTATGACACACTTAGTGTTGAACAGGAACTAGCTTCTGAAACTGCATCTTCGATTGGCATAAGAGAGATTGTTCCTGAAAGTGATATTCACGGAAGAGCTAGAGGCAAAAGACCTGAAATTTCTAGTAGCAG GGTGGCGAGTAGAGATGGCTTGGAGGGGTGGGTTAGTACGCGTAACCGAAATTTAAATATGGAACATGAAATGAATCATAGGGATGAGAGTAACACACGCGGAATTTGTAGTTCTGTTACCAGACTTGATGTGCGTGAAACCGGTGTAGTTGAAAGAGAAAGTAGACAACAGCGACGGCGGAAAAATGGATTTACTACTTCAACGGCTTCAAATGAGCCAGAAGTTACTGTTAATAGATCTTCTGGGGAACCATCTAGTTCAAGGCCACCAAGAATCCAGAATCATCTAAGACACTGGCATGGCACACAAGTGTTGGAAATTGAAGATTCATCTCCTGAAGTAAGGGTCTTCCGGGGTCCCAGACGTGTTGAAAATGATGTATCTGATGTGAATATAAGACAAATAGAAGCAGATGAGATACTGGCCCGTGAATTACAAGAACAGCTGTACCGAGAAGAGTCGTTGATCAGACACGAGCAG ATCGATGAAATCATAGCCAGGTCGATGGAACAAGAAGAGAATTCTCTCCGGGCTTCTTCTAGTCGTGCTTCTACTCGTATTACCCGAAGCTCTAATACC ATCGCAGCAAATCCACGTGGGAGAAGTCGCCTGGAAGCACGACTGCAACAACATTCTTCAAGGAGGCGATTCAATCCTCCACAGGCTCGTGCTCCTGTTAGAGCACCAGCACGGGGTCGAGGTTATCGTTTAGGCGGTGCATCTGCTTCACTACGTACAGCTCTGAATTTCAGTTTTCCAATTGATATGGGCTTAGACTCG AGAATGGATATTCTGGAGGAATTAGAGAATGCTATTGGACACTCCATTACCAGTAGTAATCTTCTTCATATGGATCGTGACTTTACTGA AGATGATTACGAATTGCTGCTAGCTCTTGATGAAAACAACCATCGACATGGCGGTGCTTCTGCTAATCGCATTAACAACTTGCCAGAGTCTACAGTTCAA ACTGATAATTTTCAAGAAACTTGTGTTATCTGTCTGGAAACTCCGAAGATTGGAGACACCATACGTCATCTTCCTTGTTTGCACAAATTCCACAAGGAT TGCATTGATCCATGGCTAGGACGGAGTAAATCATGTCCGGTTTGCAAATCCTCAGTTACTTGA
- a CDS encoding glycine-rich protein (glycine-rich protein; FUNCTIONS IN: molecular_function unknown; INVOLVED IN: N-terminal protein myristoylation; LOCATED IN: endomembrane system; EXPRESSED IN: 17 plant structures; EXPRESSED DURING: 12 growth stages; Has 109132 Blast hits to 26905 proteins in 1855 species: Archae - 173; Bacteria - 37969; Metazoa - 32319; Fungi - 6881; Plants - 10265; Viruses - 1569; Other Eukaryotes - 19956 (source: NCBI BLink).) gives MGLIAGKVRVFVLVFALVTDFTMGEAEFGDEKPLFPHPHPHPLLHKKGFKKEFGDLGGGGGISGGGGFGAGGGWIGGSVGGFGGGIGGGFGGGGFGGGAGKGVDGGFGKGVDGGAGKGVDGGAGKGFDGGVGKGVDGGAGKGFDGGVGKGFEGGIGKGIEGGVGKGFDGGAGKGVDGGAIGGIGGGAGKEIGGGIGGGGH, from the coding sequence ATGGGTCTAATCGCCGGTAAAGTGcgtgtgtttgttttggtgtttgcTTTGGTCACAGATTTTACTATGGGAGAAGCAGAGTTTGGTGATGAGAAGCCCTTGTTTCCTCACCCTCACCCTCATCCTCTCCTCCACAAGAAGggctttaaaaaagaattcgGCGACttaggtggtggtggtggtatCAGCGGTGGAGGCGGCTTTGGAGCAGGTGGCGGTTGGATTGGAGGCAGTGTTGGAGGCTTTGGTGGAGGAATAGGCGGTGGATTTGGTGGAGGAGGATTCGGAGGTGGAGCCGGTAAAGGAGTTGACGGTGGCTTCGGAAAAGGAGTTGACGGTGGAGCCGGTAAAGGAGTTGACGGTGGAGCCGGGAAAGGATTTGATGGAGGAGTTGGCAAAGGAGTTGACGGTGGAGCCGGAAAAGGATTTGATGGAGGAGTCGGCAAAGGATTTGAGGGAGGAATCGGAAAAGGAATTGAGGGAGGAGTCGGAAAAGGATTTGACGGTGGAGCAGGTAAAGGAGTTGACGGTGGAGCCATTGGAGGAATCGGCGGAGGAGCCGGTAAAGAAATTGGTGGAGGAATTGGCGGCGGAGGTCACTGA
- a CDS encoding 26S proteasome regulatory complex, non-ATPase subcomplex, Rpn2/Psmd1 subunit (26S proteasome regulatory complex, non-ATPase subcomplex, Rpn2/Psmd1 subunit; FUNCTIONS IN: enzyme regulator activity, binding; INVOLVED IN: protein catabolic process, ubiquitin-dependent protein catabolic process; LOCATED IN: proteasome regulatory particle, base subcomplex, proteasome complex, nucleus, plasma membrane; EXPRESSED IN: 23 plant structures; EXPRESSED DURING: 13 growth stages; CONTAINS InterPro DOMAIN/s: Armadillo-like helical (InterPro:IPR011989), Proteasome/cyclosome, regulatory subunit (InterPro:IPR002015), Armadillo-type fold (InterPro:IPR016024), 26S proteasome regulatory complex, non-ATPase subcomplex, Rpn2/Psmd1 subunit (InterPro:IPR016642); BEST Arabidopsis thaliana protein match is: 26S proteasome regulatory complex, non-ATPase subcomplex, Rpn2/Psmd1 subunit (TAIR:AT2G32730.1); Has 1171 Blast hits to 1071 proteins in 297 species: Archae - 14; Bacteria - 33; Metazoa - 390; Fungi - 382; Plants - 143; Viruses - 0; Other Eukaryotes - 209 (source: NCBI BLink).), giving the protein MAAAMVSSAGGLLAMLNEPHPSLKLHALSYLIRLVDQFWPEISTSVPIIESLYEDEEFDQHQRQLAALLASKVFYYLGELNDSLSYALGAGSLFDVSEDSDYIHTLLSKAIDEYAILRSKAVESSEVVEIDPRLVAIVERMLDKCITDGKYQQAMGIAIECRRLDKLEEAIIKSENVQGTLSYCINVSHSFVNQREYRHEVLRLLVNVYQKLASPDYLSICQCLMFLDEPQGVASILEKLLRSENKDDALLAFQISFDLVQNEHQAFLMSVRDRLPAPKTRPVEAIQAVETSTAQNENTAGDVQMADETPSQTIVHETDPVDAVYAERLTKAKGILSGETSIQLTLQFLYSHNKSDLLILKTIKQSVEMRNSVCHSATIYANAIMHAGTTVDTFLRENLDWLSRATNWAKFSATAGLGVIHRGHLQQGRSLMAPYLPQGGAGGGGSPYSEGGALYALGLIHANHGEGIKQFLRDSLRSTSVEVIQHGACLGLGLAALGTADEDIYDDIKSVLYTDSAVAGEAAGISMGLLLVGTATDKASEMLAYAHETQHEKIIRGLALGIALTVYGREEGADTLIEQMTRDQDPIIRYGGMYALALAYSGTANNKAIRQLLHFAVSDVSDDVRRTAVLALGFVLYSDPEQTPRIVSLLSESYNPHVRYGAALAVGISCAGTGLSEAISLLEPLTSDVVDFVRQGALIAMAMVMVQISEASDSRVGAFRRQLEKIILDKHEDTMSKMGAILASGILDAGGRNVTIRLLSKTKHDKVTAVIGLTVFSQFWYWYPLIYFISLAFSPTAFIGLNYDLKVPKFEFMSHAKPSLFEYPKPTTVATANTAAKLPTAVLSTSAKAKAKAKKEAEQKAKAENSGNEAGKANAASDEKEAESMQVDSTATTVEKKVEPEATFEILVNPARVVPSQEKYIKLMEDSRYVPMKLAPSGFVLLRDLRPHEPEVLSLTDAPTSTASPAVGAEAAGQAQQAATTSAMAIDDEPQPPQAFEYASP; this is encoded by the exons ATGGCCGCCGCCATGGTTAGTTCCGCCGGTGGGTTACTGGCAATGCTCAACGAACCCCATCCTTCCTTGAAACTTCACGCTCTCTCATATCTCATCAGATTGGTTGACCAATTTTGGCCCGAGATCTCCACTAGTGTCCCAATCAT agAGAGCTTATACGAAGATGAAGAGTTTGATCAGCATCAAAGACAGCTTGCTGCCTTGTTGGCCTCCAAG GTTTTCTATTACTTGGGTGAGCTTAACGATTCCTTGTCCTATGCCCTTGGAGCTGGATCCTTGTTTGATGTGTCAGAGGATTCTGATTATATTCATACTCTTCTAT CCAAAGCAATAGATGAGTATGCTATTCTCAGATCAAAGGCAGTCGAGTCAAGTGAGGTGGTGGAAATTGACCCGAGATTGGTGGCCATTGTTGAACGAATGCTAGACAA ATGTATCACTGACGGAAAGTATCAACAAGCCATGGGCATTGCTATAGAATGCCGGAGATTGGATAAGTTGGAGGAAGCGATCATAAAGAGTGAGAATGTGCAGGGAACATTATCTTACTGCATCAATGTTTCCCACTCTTTTGTTAATCAAAGAGAATATAGACATGAG GTTCTTCGGTTACTTGTTAATGTTTACCAGAAGCTGGCTTCTCCTGATTATTTGAGCATTTGCCAATGCCTTATGTTCTTGGATGAACCACAAGGCGTTGCAAGCATATTGGAGAAGCTTCTTCGTTCAGAGAACAAAGATGATGCTTTATTGGCTTTCCAAATCTCTTTCGATCTTGTACAGAATGAGCACCAGGCATTCCTCATGAGTGTTAGAGATCGCCTTCCAGCGCCCAAGACCCGTCCTGTAGAAGCAATTCAAGCTGTTGAAACCTCTACTGCTCAGAATGAGAACACTGCAGGGGATGTTCAGATGGCGGATGAAACTCCATCTCAGACAATTGTGCATGAAACAGATCCTGTTGACGCTGTGTACGCTGAGAGGTTAACAAAGGCTAAGGGGATTTTATCTGGAGAGACATCAATACAACTGACACTCCAGTTTCTTTACAGCCATAACAA ATCGGACCTGCTGATCCTGAAGACAATCAAACAATCTGTTGAGATGCGGAACAGTGTATGTCACAGTGCTACAATTTATGCTAATGCTATAATGCATGCTGGAACGACAGTTGACACTTTTCTCAGGGAgaatttg GATTGGCTAAGCAGGGCCACCAATTGGGCCAAGTTTAGTGCTACAGCAGGATTAGGTGTTATTCATAGGGGTCACTTGCAACAGGGCAGGTCACTGATGGCCCCATACTTGCCTCAGGGCGGAGCAGGTGGTGGCGGGAGTCCTTATTCCGAAGGGGGTGCTTTATATGCTCTCGGCCTTATTCATGCAAACCATGGTGAGGGAATCAAGCAATTTCTTCGTGATAGTCTACGCAGCACTAGTGTTGAG GTTATTCAACACGGAGCTTGTTTAGGTCTTGGTTTGGCTGCTCTTGGGACAGCTGATGAAGACATATATGATGATATCAAAAGTGTGCTTTACACTGACAGTGCTGTTGCTGGTGAAGCTGCCGGCATAAGCATGGGTCTATTGTTGGTTGGAACAGCAACTGATAAGGCAAGTGAGATGCTCGCTTATGCTCACGAGACTCAGCATGAGAAGATAATAAG GGGATTGGCTCTAGGAATAGCTCTCACAGTatatggaagagaagagggaGCAGATACTTTGATTGAGCAGATGACTAGAGATCAGGATCCTATCATCCGTTATGGTGGAATGTATGCACTCGCATTGGCTTACAGTGGAACTGCAAACAACAAAGCCATCCGCCAACTTCTTCACTTTGCTGTGTCTGATGTCAGTGACGATGTTAGGAGGACTGCTGTTCTTGCACTTGGATTTGTCTTATACTCTGATCCAGAGCAG ACTCCCCGTATTGTATCCCTTCTTTCCGAGTCGTACAATCCACATGTCCGCTATGGCGCAGCTCTTGCAGTTGGCATCTCTTGTGCAGGCACTGGTCTGAGTGAGGCGATATCTTTGTTGGAGCCACTTACATCAGATGTTGTAGACTTTGTTCGTCAAGGTGCTCTGATTGCCATGGCCATGGTGATGGTCCAAATTAGTGAAGCAAGCGATTCTCGCGTTGGAGCATTTAG GCGTCAACTTGAGAAGATAATACTTGACAAGCATGAAGATACAATGAGCAAGATGGGAGCAATTTTGGCTTCAGGTATTCTTGATGCTGGTGGAAGGAATGTGACGATAAGACTGCTGTCTAAGACAAAACATGACAAAGTCACTGCAGTCATTGGCCTTACTGTCTTCAGCCAGTTTTGGTATTGGTACCCATTGATTTACTTCATAAGCTTGGCGTTTTCACCCACCGCCTTCATCGGTTTGAACTACGATCTCAAAGTCCCAAAGTTTGAATTCATGTCACACGCAAAACCATCGTTGTTTGAGTATCCAAAACCAACTACGGTTGCTACTGCCAACACCGCTGCCAAATTACCAACTGCTGTGCTCTCAACCTCAGCCAAAGCCAAAGCTAAGGCTAAGAAAGAAGCAGAGCAGAAAGCTAAAGCTGAAAACTCTGGCAATGAAGCTGGAAAAGCCAATGCAGCGTCAGATGAGAAGGAAGCAGAGTCTATGCAG GTTGATAGCACAGCTACAACGGTGGAGAAGAAGGTTGAGCCAGAAGCAACGTTTGAGATTCTAGTCAATCCTGCGCGTGTAGTCCCTTCACAGGAGAAATACATCAAATTGATGGAGGATAGCCGATATGTACCGATGAAGCTAGCTCCATCAGGGTTTGTCCTTCTCAGAGACTTGCGTCCGCATGAGCCTGAAGTTCTGTCTCTGACCGATGCACCGACTTCAACAGCATCCCCTGCAGTGGGTGCAGAAGCTGCAGGACAAGCCCAACAAGCAGCCACCACCTCTGCTATGGCCATAGATGACGAGCCACAACCTCCGCAGGCCTTTGAATACGCTTCTCcatga
- the TUA4 gene encoding tubulin alpha-4 chain (tubulin alpha-4 chain (TUA4); FUNCTIONS IN: structural constituent of cytoskeleton; INVOLVED IN: response to cadmium ion, microtubule-based process, cellular response to gravity; LOCATED IN: tubulin complex, cytosol, cell wall, plasma membrane, chloroplast; EXPRESSED IN: 29 plant structures; EXPRESSED DURING: 15 growth stages; CONTAINS InterPro DOMAIN/s: Alpha tubulin (InterPro:IPR002452), Tubulin (InterPro:IPR000217), Tubulin/FtsZ, GTPase domain (InterPro:IPR003008), Tubulin/FtsZ, N-terminal (InterPro:IPR019746), Tubulin/FtsZ, C-terminal (InterPro:IPR008280), Tubulin, conserved site (InterPro:IPR017975), Tubulin/FtsZ, 2-layer sandwich domain (InterPro:IPR018316); BEST Arabidopsis thaliana protein match is: tubulin alpha-2 chain (TAIR:AT1G50010.1); Has 22626 Blast hits to 22529 proteins in 4679 species: Archae - 4; Bacteria - 25; Metazoa - 4391; Fungi - 13400; Plants - 1532; Viruses - 0; Other Eukaryotes - 3274 (source: NCBI BLink).) gives MRECISIHIGQAGIQVGNACWELYCLEHGIQPDGQMPSDKTVGGGDDAFNTFFSETGAGKHVPRAVFVDLEPTVIDEVRTGTYRQLFHPEQLISGKEDAANNFARGHYTIGKEIVDLCLDRIRKLADNCTGLQGFLVFNAVGGGTGSGLGSLLLERLSVDYGKKSKLGFTVYPSPQVSTSVVEPYNSVLSTHSLLEHTDVSILLDNEAIYDICRRSLSIERPTYTNLNRLVSQVISSLTASLRFDGALNVDVTEFQTNLVPYPRIHFMLSSYAPVISAEKAFHEQLSVAEITNSAFEPASMMAKCDPRHGKYMACCLMYRGDVVPKDVNAAVGTIKTKRTIQFVDWCPTGFKCGINYQPPTVVPGGDLAKVQRAVCMISNSTSVAEVFSRIDHKFDLMYAKRAFVHWYVGEGMEEGEFSEAREDLAALEKDYEEVGAEGGDDEDDEGEEY, from the exons ATGAGAGAGTGCATTTCGATCCACATTGGTCAGGCTGGTATCCAGGTCGGAAATGCTTGCTGGGAGCTGTACTGTCTTGAACATGGCATTCAG CCTGATGGCCAGATGCCGAGTGACAAGACTGTTGGTGGAGGTGACGATGCTTTCAACACCTTCTTCAGTGAAACCGGTGCAGGTAAGCACGTCCCACGTGCTGTCTTTGTTGATCTTGAGCCAACTGTGATCGACGAGGTCAGGACTGGTACTTACCGTCAGCTTTTCCACCCTGAACAACTCATCAGCGGTAAAGAAGATGCAGCTAACAATTTCGCCCGTGGTCATTACACCATTGGGAAAGAGATTGTTGACCTGTGCTTAGACCGTATCAGAAAGCTTGCTGATAACTGTACTGGTCTCCAAGGATTCCTCGTCTTCAACGCTGTTGGTGGAGGGACTGGATCTGGTCTTGGATCTCTCCTCCTTGAGAGACTTTCTGTTGACTACGGGAAAAAGTCCAAGTTGGGTTTCACAGTTTACCCATCTCCACAGGTCTCTACCTCCGTTGTTGAGCCTTACAACAGTGTCCTCTCCACTCACTCTCTCTTGGAACACACTGATGTCTCCATCCTCCTCGACAATGAAGCTATCTATGACATCTGCAGACGCTCCCTAAGCATTGAGAGACCAACCTACACCAACCTCAACCGCCTCGTCTCTCAG gttaTTTCTTCCTTGACTGCTTCTCTGAGGTTTGATGGTGCCTTAAATGTTGATGTCACTGAGTTCCAAACCAACTTGGTCCCATACCCAAGAATCCACTTCATGCTTTCCTCCTATGCCCCAGTCATCTCCGCAGAGAAAGCCTTCCATGAGCAACTCTCAGTTGCTGAGATCACAAACAGTGCTTTTGAGCCAGCTTCCATGATGGCTAAGTGTGACCCACGTCACGGAAAGTACATGGCTTGCTGTTTGATGTACCGTGGTGATGTTGTCCCCAAGGATGTAAACGCAGCTGTTGGCACCATCAAGACCAAGCGCACTATTCAGTTTGTTGACTGGTGTCCTACTGGATTCAAGTGTGGTATCAACTACCAGCCACCAACAGTTGTTCCAGGAGGTGATCTTGCTAAAGTCCAGAGAGCTGTTTGCATGATCTCAAACTCGACCAGTGTTGCTGAGGTGTTCTCCCGTATTGATCACAAGTTTGATCTTATGTACGCCAAACGTGCTTTCGTTCACTGGTATGTGGGTGAGGGTatggaagaaggagaattcTCAGAGGCACGTGAGGATCTTGCAGCATTGGAGAAGGATTATGAAGAGGTCGGTGCTGAAGGTGGtgacgatgaagatgatgaaggagaGGAATACTAA
- a CDS encoding Ypt/Rab-GAP domain of gyp1p superfamily protein (Ypt/Rab-GAP domain of gyp1p superfamily protein; FUNCTIONS IN: RAB GTPase activator activity; INVOLVED IN: regulation of Rab GTPase activity; LOCATED IN: intracellular; EXPRESSED IN: 24 plant structures; EXPRESSED DURING: 15 growth stages; CONTAINS InterPro DOMAIN/s: RabGAP/TBC (InterPro:IPR000195); BEST Arabidopsis thaliana protein match is: Ypt/Rab-GAP domain of gyp1p superfamily protein (TAIR:AT4G13730.1).), with amino-acid sequence MVRKKVPEWLNSTMWSTPPPPSSYDDGLLRHSPVTKMKEEAESISVAPRLNSAPPPSSNTSVPSPSHRPRNGNSISGGSGEYGHSVGPSAEDFSRQAHVSAELSKKVINMKELRSLALQSLPDSPGIRSTVWKLLLGYLPPERSLWSTELKQKRSQYKHYKDELLTSPSEITWKMVRSKGFDNYDLKSESRCMLARSRITDEDHPLSLGKASIWNTYFQDTETIEQIDRDVKRTHPDIPFFSGESSFARSNQESMKNILLVFAKLNQGIRYVQGMNEILAPIFYVFRNDPDEDSSSHAEADAFFCFVELLSGFRDFYCQQLDNSVVGIRSAITRLSQLVRKHDEELWRHLEITTKVNPQFYAFRWITLLLTQEFSFFDSLHIWDALLSDPEGPLESLLGICCAMLVLVRRRLIAGDFTSNMKLLQHYPTTNISHLLIILLLQNVHMPKLRALTTCTSTL; translated from the exons ATGGTGAGGAAAAAGGTACCGGAATGGCTTAATAGCACCATGTGGTCTACTCCTCCTCCGCCATCTTCTTACGACGATGGTCTCCTCCGTCATTCCCCCGTCACTAAGATGAAGGAAGAGGCAGAATCGATTTCCGTTGCTCCCAGGCTTAATTCTGCTCCTCCGCCTTCTTCCAACACTTCGGTTCCATCGCCGTCGCATAGACCGAGGAACGGTAACAGTATCTCTGGCGGTAGTGGCGAATATGGACATTCCGTTGGTCCTTCCGCCGAAGACTTTTCCCGCCAGGCTCATGTCTCAGCGGAG TTGTCGAAGAAGGTGATCAATATGAAGGAATTGAGGAGTCTAGCTTTACAAAGTTTGCCGGATTCTCCCGGGATCCGTTCTACTGTCTGGAAG CTTTTGCTTGGTTACTTGCCACCTGAACGTTCACTCTGGTCAACTGAgttgaaacaaaagagatcCCAATACAAGCACTACAAGGATGAGCTTCTGACGAGTCCT TCAGAAATCACATGGAAAATGGTGAGGTCAAAGGGGTTCGACAACTATGACTTGAAGAGTGAAAGCCGATGCATGCTTGCCCGATCCAGAATTACTGACGAGGACCATCCTTTAAGCCTAGGGAAGGCGAGTATCTGGAATACATACTTCCAG GATACGGAGACCATAGAACAAATAGACAGAGATGTCAAGCGTACACATCCAGACATACCCTTTTTCTCCGGTGAATCATCGTTTGCGCGTTCTAATCAG GAATCTATGAAGAATATATTACTTGTATTTGCGAAGTTAAACCAAGGCATCAGATATGTTCAAGGGATGAACGAAATTTTAGCACCTATCTTTTATGTATTCCGTAACGACCCTGATGAAGATAGTTCA TCCCATGCTGAAGCAGATGcattcttttgctttgttgaATTGTTGAGTGGATTTCGAGACTTCTACTGTCAACAACTCGACAATAGTGTGGTGGGAATCCGATCTGCAATTACGAGGCTCTCACAACTTGTGAGGAAGCATGATGAGGAACTGTGGCGTCATCTAGAGATCACCACGAAA GTAAATCCACAGTTCTATGCATTTAGGTGGATCACTCTCCTCCTAACACAAGAGTTTAGTTTCTTTGACAGTCTTCACATATGGGATGCACTCTTAAGCGACCCTGAAGGTCCGCTG GAAAGCTTACTGGGGATATGTTGTGCGATGCTGGTACTGGTGAGGAGGAGGCTAATCGCTGGGGATTTCACGTCGAATATGAAGTTACTTCAACACTATCCAACTACAAACATCAGTCATCTCTT AATCATTCTCCTCCTCCAAAACGTACATATGCCAAAACTCAGAGCCTTGACCACTTGCACTTCCACCCTGTAA